The Crassostrea angulata isolate pt1a10 chromosome 1, ASM2561291v2, whole genome shotgun sequence nucleotide sequence ACAACAGACATAAGCTTGGATATTGTTGGTctcttttaaaattacaatcCTTCGTCAAGAGCTTTCTGTAACATGGAGGTTTTCTAAATGGTTCGAAACTTTTTCCATCTCCTCTTTTTCAGCTGGGGAAATTTTCTTGTCAAGAAAGTCATTCAGACTTAATTTCGCAATGTCAAGGTTGCCAAGCGACCTTGACCTAGTCAATGACGTCTCAGATGGTGCTTTAATCGGCGAAGCAGAGTTGGATTTTGAAAGCAGGTACTCATTTTCGGTCTGCCTCATTTCCGTCTCTGGAAGAGATTGATTTATCCGCCATGGAACTTCGTAAGGCTTTCGGAACCTCTGATAACGACCAGCTCTTAGTCTGGACATTCGAGTTATCCTACATTTCATGTTCCGTCGTATATTTGCCTCTTCTTCTGGATCCCTATAGCCTGTTCCAAATTCTATGGAATGTGCTGGACGATTGGAATCTTTATCACTTGTAAATGGAGATCCTGGATCTGTAGATGTACTAGAACTAAAACCTGTCACATATGTAGGGTCTATCTGAACAATTTTAAATCGGGAACTTTGAGTCAATTCTTTTGCTCTAGTGTGCCTGTTTCGCTCGCGCAAGTATTCCCTTCTGCTGTTTGTGACAGAACTGATCATTCCAAGTTCATGTAGAGCACTGTCAACGTCCATACCTGCTGGCACAGGGTTGCAACAGTAACAACCACTTTGGGACATACTTTCATCTGCAAAAAAGGGAAATATCATCACAGGGTCATAAGTAAATTTGTACACGTCTACTAGCtgtctatgaaaaaaaaattaaacgataTATTTTACATGGAGTGAACAACAAACATAAACACGACAAACATGGACTTTATATCGCATTACGAAATCGCATTTTATGATTTGGTGTATAACCGGTcaaaacagataaaaatatgCCACACAGCCTTTCCAGTGGGAAACACGAAACTTACATAATGCACGTTATTCAGGGATTTCACCATAGCATCTTTACATACAGCAACACGTTTCTTTAAGAAGGAattaaaaaatggtttgtttacACTGCCAGGCGCCAAACAAATGTTCCTGGGTTCTGAAAACTTCTGCTTTGTATTTATCTCGTGCACAGCGAGATTTTTCGTAAACTTTGAAAATCTTCGGAATATCTCAATATGTAAACCCGATATTCAACCTATATTCTCGAGGAGTTCCGAGAGTACAAAAATGGCGCGGTGGCTGAACATAGAAAATGACATCAAAAAATTAGTTAATCAAATAACTGGATTCCAGGTATTGATGTAGAATAATTTCATAACAGCTTGtagaaaatttcaaatgactTAATAAACGGTGAAGAGAAAGGTTGTAAACATTGTGAAACGGTCTATTTTCTGAGTTAAAACTCTGCCTAGACTTGCACCATATCCACAAGTATCATGGTCATTTACATAAGTAATCAGCAGATCAGAGCTTTCCCCGGACCTCAGTTCCCTACGAATTTTAATTTATACGTTAATCCTAATGTATTTGCAAACTTGACATAAATCTGTCATGCATTTCAATGACCAACCATGTTGTTGATGTCAATTACAGTCAATATATACTGTAGCTGTATCAATATCGATTCAAATTGATTTAACATGCatctaataaaaattttaactttactGGGATGCAACCAATTCTCACCAAGGACCATTTCTTGCCAGTGCATTGTTAAGTcgttttatcaaaacaaaattatatatgaaaaatgactTAACAATGCACATAATACAGTATATAGTCCTTTAATTGTTTGACCCATGCACCATTTATATCAACTGGATATCATTTCAATAGTTAGGTAAGCAAGTgctttgaataataaataatgtatgataatttaagttcaaaaaatgacaatgacaaCAGCATTAATATTAAATTGCTGCAATGCTGAATTGATATCGATCTGATATTGTTGATGCAATGATATTGACTCCATTATAGCTCCTTAAACATGCAGTACTTAATGTACTTGCATTTATGTACAATATAATTGATGATTATGTAAATATCCTTGTATTCCCAAATATCGTTCTTACTTTTTGTCTCCTTTGTATCCAAGAATAGAATAATGCAGCTAATTTTTAGAGAAGTTCTTTTCCAAGTTGGAAGTACATATAGTTTAAATACAGTGGAATCTTTACgtttcatggtggctcaatttttgtggaattcgtgggtacttCTCATCCACGAGTTAACATCCTCCACAAATTAGTGTTATAAAATCATATGTCTGTATGTTGGTATAAAAGAATACACAAAATTACGTACCCACGAACCTGTTAAAGTTAactaatccacgaaaattggcccccacaaattttaatgatttcacagtagtTAGGAAAATTGCATCCCTTGTGCATGAACTTTTTTTGGTCATAAAatagtattgaacatatttttgcaGGAAGGGGAGGAAAACTTCGGATTATGTGTACAGTTTGCCTTGACAAACCTCAAGTTTCATCGTTTCCTGAGTGTTGATAGCCACAAAGTCACCAAATCCCTCAATGGGTAAACTacattaattattcattaattaaatgtaGATTACATGTAGGAATTTCTTTTGATAGTGTTGGTAGAAGCATACACAATTAAATCATACAatcataaatatgtttttaagcaAACTTTATCAAGATTATTGTTTAAACACTAGCAACATTTGGAATACATTTTTTCATccatttttatagaaaataatgaattaCTGTGTCTATATTAAATAAGTACACTATAATATTAGTGataatgtatcatatttttaaatattgttgttttgttaCAGAATGCTGGACAAATTTGAGATCCACTCCCAGTTGGAGAAAAAGAACAGTCTACAGAGACTTTGTGACCAGTTCCTCTCTACTCCCTGTTTTGAAGGACGCGATACAGGAAAAGTATAgcaatttttttcccctttttttcattgaaaggTTTTATTTAACCCTTTCCAAAATTACAATTACAAGATACCCTtttcaaaataccattaccAGATAAACTCTCATCTGTATTTAAAAAGCAAACTACTGCAGTTTGAACTGCAACCATTTGACTTGGTGCACTATaaaatgcattacatgtacctattattaaaatgcaccaaatatTTAAGGCCGACAAATAAAGCTTGTTGGATCTGAGTTTTTAATGAGCATTTAAGTTTGCttatcttttaaagaaaaaaatgataacctTTGCAAGATGGACAATTGTGACCTTTATAATGGCCGTCTCTTTTAAGGgatttgtatttattacttaaaaacatgtacatgtatctctaattatatatgttttacagacaaaaaatattaaattgaccTTTGTGCCAAATCTAAAATccacaaatatttatttcttttttaatgaagtATTAAACTATGTTTGTAATCCCGGAATTCCATTTTAAAGTTTGATAAGGTTTTCTATAGTGTTACAGATGTTATATTACATTGCATACATTGCAAATCAAGTAAGAGTGACAAGTAAATTGATATGATTTTGTTACTTATGTTGTAGACAGACACCCACTACAGTTTATTGTTGCTGCTACTGAATATTGGAGAAAACCCCACCCATGCAGCATACACTGAAAAACCCCAAATTCTGAAAGTCCCAGGTACAttcaaaaatctaaataaatatGCGAAACTTATTGACcctttcaataatattcaaaaagttGATAACGAAATCGTATTTATGTTATAATTCATTGAACTTCATTTTGGCTTTGAATAAGCtcattattttatacatatatagcaTTTATGCCATAGAAATTTATCATTCAGTGCATGCATTGCTTGCAAAAACACAGTACATCATGTttattatgatttaaacaataaatttatgtATTGACCTGAAGAAGTGGTGGATGATTTTGACTGGGGAGCGTATCTAAGGGAAGGAGAGGAGACATACTCTACAATATATGCTGACTCAGATGTACGTTTTTATGTTGGACACAaatttgctctctctctctctctctctctctctctctctctgactgaCTTTTTATGATCTTTTGAAATGATCATGTGATAAGGAAAGTTTGAAGATTTGAACTCTGTTATGGATACTTAATTAAAAAACTTATTGTTTCTTGTATATAAGTTAAAAAGAAGAGATTATAAGTTATTGTCCTAGAGTTAAGAATTATGATCAGTTAAGTTGAAGACTCAATAGATTGCAGTTgtttatcattataataatattaaaataatatgtacttatacatgcatattttgaaGCTTGTTTATCttattatgattttatgaaCATTTAGTCAGAGTCTGACTGGGATCCCCTTAGTGATGAAGAAACAATAGTTCCTGTAGGGCCGAAACCTGTTGAAGAAATCTCAGATAATGGGGTGGTGGATCCAAGCCTGTCTGCCATTACAGTGGATGCCACCACATTCTGTGTAGAGGAGGAGCCGGACCCCAGAGAATCTGGTACAACCTGGTTGACCAGGAATGTTACAGTCCAGTACTGGTGTGGTCAGAACCGACCAGAGGAAATCCACTCAACTGAAAACCTCAAGAAAGACTGGTAACTGCATTGTTTGAAAGGAGGGTAGGGAAGGGGGTTTATAATACACATTGTTTTGCACTGTATGAAACTGTTTCGAATtaattttaaagcaaatttGTTGATGAAAAGTCTTGAAAATTCAATCTAATATTTAAGCCAGGAGTAGAACATCTGATCTTATGGTAAAAGGATTCTTTCTACTTTATTTGCTTTGATAGGGAGAGATACAGAGAGGCGACTGATCCAATCTACAGCAACCACAACAACATCACTGTCTCTGAGATACAGCTCCTGAGGGAAGTGTTATGGTGAGTATATTAAATCAACAGGGCTCTCAATAGCTTTTCAAATGAGAATAttcatttttctatttaaaaaggCTGCATATACTTGTTTAatttgacaattatgaaatctGAAGTAGTGAGAAATCCCCCGAAACATGTTAAACCTTCAAGGTTGCCCCTTCTTGAAAGCATTGTAATATTGTCGCTGTTGAAGCTACAGCTGTACACGTGTATCTGATTTTGTTAAGGTGTGGAGTAGAAGAGAGTTTTTGTGTTGTGTAGCTTTCTTAAGACCTGATCTATTCATGTGATAATTGCATAATTGTTGATAGAAATGAACTCCAGAGgaaataaaaatggattttttttggtGTGAATTGATGCAGTTGGTCTTGATTTAATATTCTACCAAAATGTTTTCATGTTCTTAAGGATTCTTGGAGGAGTGACAGACTCCTTTGTGTTTATTCTACATGGAGAGGAATTCATTGTGAGAGAAAATGTTTTTGTCCAGCATTTAACAGATGTAAGTTTTAATGCTgcaaaacaaaaagaatttcTATAATTACATTATTCCTTTTCTTTTTCACTCTTTTTAGGATGTCATCTTTATTTGctaacatttattttacatcATGTAATtcttatttaatctttattatggTATCATGTTGCAGAATTCTTTGGAAAGTTATCTCTCCTGTTTTGCGAAGTACGGCTCCTATGTACATCGTCTGTTATGCTTTGAGGAGGAGTCTATCTGTGGGTCATGTGACCTGTCAATCACAGACCCCAACAGCCTGACTTGCCAAACCTACCAGGCATTCGCTAATGCAATCTCCAACTTCATTAAATCTTTGAGGAAAGAGCTGACgataattgagaaaaaaataatacagcAAGGTAGGTGGAAATTCTGCAGATTTTTGGAATGGCTTGATATTATACATTTTCACATTGATACAAGTGTCTTTACATTGAGATAAACGGTATGGATTTATACAGTACTCATTAGTTTTGAAATGGATTTTGAGAAGCACCAAGTATTCCTAAGTTAGGCCAGGTGAAGATAAGTGTGAAGTATAATGGCCTGTGTAAGtgtaaaagttgttttattttcagagcAGACAATGACACTGGCCATGCTGCATGGAGATTTGTCATTGTGGCTGAAGAAGATAGAAGTGCTACACTCTGTGTACATTAGAGGAGTCAGAGAAGCCGATTGGCTGGTCAACAACTGTCAGAGGGCGTCCTATCTACTGAGTGTACTGTTTGATACTGTGGTGGAGTATGACACGCTGGGACAGAATGCTTCAGATATTGTAAGGCTTATTTCTGTACTGTTCTTACTTTAATTAAGTACTgtgatttcatcaatatttgttgaatacctACTTTTTGAAGCGGATctatgaaatttaatgttcattgaagtgcaataaGTGAATGTGAATAATTATATGTTGAATTGATGGCATCATTGGTTGCAAATTcatgtatccttgaaactgtgatgtACTAAATCCATGAAAATCAATGtccataaatatttataatgaaaCCACAGAATATTCATGTTTGatgttttctttctataaatTTCAACGCTTCAAACTTTTAGTTCCACCCAATAAttgcatttatacatgtatatattagtgtaataaatattgatgcaatatacatgtagtttggcCAGATGGAATGAATCAACCACGtctgattctttaaaaaaaattgttggtcCAATATTTGCtcacatttctttttattttgtttccatAACAGACAGAGCTTCTGATCCCACTGTGGATACAGACCACCAAGCCTTACATAGAGGTGATAGATGAGTGGATCACTAACGGAAATCTAGTCGACCCCAGAGCAGAGTTCATCCTCAAAAGGTAGGAAGAATTTAGAAACTTATTTATATTGCCAGAAGTTCAACACCTGAATTACTGCATGAAAGGGGTATTCTTatgtgtattaatttttttttttgggggggggggggagggggagattgaaacaaaacacaaaacaacATCATTATTACAGCTGTATTaacttttatctttattaatgcATTTTGACCAGGAATGAGAATGTTAAATCTCTGGATGAGAGTTTCTGGGAGACAGCCTTCACTATACACGTACCAGCAGACTCGGTGCTGCCTGATGAAGTCCAACAGTCCCAGCATACCATCAGGAGTACTGACAACAGCAAGTCTAGCAGGGGGAGTAACTCTGTACAGCTATCCCAGCATGCCCAGACAATCATGGATAACAGATCACAGAGGGGCAGTAACTCTATAGATAAGACTAAAGGTAAGTATTATTTTGAAGGTAACGCAAattattgtttcattttcatatcTTAAAGATGGTCATATTGTAGTTTTAGGATTTGTTTGTCAGtatttgtaaatgtacatttaaaatttgtagGTTCTTCTCACTGGGCCCCTGAGTTTTTGGAGCCTGTTATTTTGGAGGTGGTATTGGCAGGAAAGTCCATGGAAATGTTACAGGACCTTGGAAAACTGGCTGATGTTTGTGGAGGTAAGCAATGGAATTTACTAATAGAACTTTGTCAAACTTCAGGGCTGTTGTACATATATGTGTTTAATGGAATGCAAAACTTAACAttgtacattaaattttgtacTAGTATTTGATGCTGTATTACAGTGAACAAAGAAAAGTCGTTGTACATGTCATTTTTGGAATCGCTCCAAGACCTGCTGGGGACGCGACCACATGATGATTTTGTAGAAGCCCTGCCCTCTGAAATCAGCATGTACCCAGAGCAGATTGACAGGCAGATGAAAATGAAGGGAATTTTTGATCCACTGTTGAAGATTAACTTCATGAACATTTTTCACTCCTGTAATGTCCGGTTACAAGGATCTATAGATGAAGAAGAGCAGGATAGCAAGTGAGAACCAGTTTAGTTTTGTTTGTCCTGTGTTTGATAATGTTGTTGGGTTAATAGGTGCCTGAATATCAGTCAGATTGTCAGATTTCAGTGGCTCAACTGTAAAAATCCTGGCTGTTATCCCATAGGTCTTGGGTTTGTGTCCTGGTTGAAATTGAAGCTTTCATTACTTGTTTCAATAATTCGAAAGATattgcacaaattttgtataattttggATTGTTTGTGAAATATTTGGACAACAATTTAAAGTGAAAGGTCAATCATTAACTTTTTGATTGATCACTATTCAGAAAGCCATCCAGGGAGCACCATGTGAATACACTTTTCTTAACTGTATTATGACAAATGTAGAAAGCCTATTGAATTTCTCTGTATCAATTGAatgaaatgtaaaagttttcaGAATTTCTCTTCTCTCTTACATTAGGATGTTGAGTATACTGGAGACAGAGAGATTACAGCCGGTAAACCTTGTCCTTAGGAAGTGTCTGTACCCCCACATCAGTCAGAAGTACTACCGAGTGTGTACCCGCCTAGTCCAGATCCTGAAGGAGGAGTACAGACTGATGGGATACCTGGCAGCTATGAGGGTGAGACGAGATCCAATACAGTCAACCAACTGTTGTTCATCTTTGTTTCGCATTTTGCATTTCATAAAGTTGTTTGCTGCAactacagttgaacttcgatatctcgaacactgatatcttgaaTGTATACagtggatatgtcgaagtgatttgtaagtctaaaccacttatttttttaagtgttttaccattgaaatttcaaatactcggatatctcgaaggttttaaacagtcccatctagttcgagattatgaagtttgactgtaatttTAGGGATTTCAAATAAGCTGAAAAAAGCACTTGCATTTGCTCCTTTTTTCAGCATTTCTTTCTGATGGAAGCTGGTGATACAATGTTTGATTTCTACACCCCTATATTTGACAAGGTAGGATGTTTGACATTGAAAACACAGAGTGCATGGACTAAAGGCAAACTTTCAATAGTTGTACCGGTAGTACCTTCCATATATTGAAGAATAAGCACCTTCTTCTATGTAGCATAATGATCAATGAtaacatatttttacaatttaactTTATCtgaataatattaaataaattcaaataaaggTATGAACATGTATCTTAACactaaaatgttttcttttgtacCTCATGCTATCTTTGAAGGAAGATATCATTGCAGAACAAAATTAACATCTTCAACATCACtggttatatatttttgttaagcAATGTTCATAACCTTAATACCCACATAAACCACCATTCTTTTGTAATAACACTGTGTATCATTACAAGTATCATTGTATGTGTCATGtattgtaaattccttatattacgctaGTACcagtacttaattctgcaatcttgattttttgtatcaaatcgcgacaataaaaaatgtaaacacagaACTCTTTACCTTATTTCTTATTGTTCTAAACTCTGAAAAagaatggcgagattttaaattCCATGAAGGGTGCTTCTCACGATTTTACACAGATATTGATTGCTCGcgtttaataaggaatctacagtatcatGAACCCCCCTTTCTGCTGACAGATACGCCTCAACAGTCACTGGAGAGATATCTCTACTGTCAACCTGATCCTACAGGAAGCTTTACAGACCCATTATCCAGAGGAGACTAGTCGGTAAGAGAAACTAATGCTTTTTGTATGCTGGAAAGTGTGCCATTATTTTATCTGATATAATATGCAGATGCATTTTCCATAGATACCTAGATACCAGTATTATATGCCGTACTagaaaatattcgcccccgttttatttttgcccctttcctCATCGTTATCATTGGGCGAATTTAAAACTTGGCAAATTCCAAAGGCTCAATTTATCGCTATTTAAACACAATCTTGTCTGGGCGAATTTAATTGGTGAATCCATTTTCAAGTAAAGAAGGGCGAAAGTAACCCTTAATTCATTATGACAATgttcttttcaatttttagctcacctgagctgaaagctcaagtgagctattctgatcacattttgtccgtcgtccgtctgtccgtctgtctgtccgtctgtctgtccgtctgtaaactttttacattttgaacttcttctctaaaaccgcttatccaatttcaaccaaatttagcacaaagcatccttatgtgagggcgaatataatttgcaaaaataaaagtccgatctgtaatcaaagcggagaaaaccttgaaactgtagaaaaaggggggtgcatttttaaaaatcttcttctcaagaactactgattccaattcaacgtagtttagcataaattatccttatgggaaggaaaatataaattgcaaaaattaagtgctaattctgtttcaaatctgagttattacgaaaataataataaaggaaatgcgcgtttcaatcagtttaatagcttcgggttcggcatccggtaatccggcatccggtaaaatgggtaggtaAGACTaggtctgggcaaaacaaagattggcagttattaatttgccaatctcattaaaatttcaggatatttgatggactagtatatttgtattcgctgtaaatattgctgcaaaataatgcgtatttggaattgacgattgtcgatctgccttggcttatattttgccacggcccgggtttgcatacccattttacctagactcg carries:
- the LOC128187190 gene encoding uncharacterized protein LOC128187190 is translated as MSQSGCYCCNPVPAGMDVDSALHELGMISSVTNSRREYLRERNRHTRAKELTQSSRFKIVQIDPTYVTGFSSSTSTDPGSPFTSDKDSNRPAHSIEFGTGYRDPEEEANIRRNMKCRITRMSRLRAGRYQRFRKPYEVPWRINQSLPETEMRQTENEYLLSKSNSASPIKAPSETSLTRSRSLGNLDIAKLSLNDFLDKKISPAEKEEMEKVSNHLENLHVTESS
- the LOC128187178 gene encoding gamma-tubulin complex component 5-like isoform X2, which codes for MARWLNIENDIKKLVNQITGFQEGEENFGLCVQFALTNLKFHRFLSVDSHKVTKSLNGMLDKFEIHSQLEKKNSLQRLCDQFLSTPCFEGRDTGKTDTHYSLLLLLLNIGENPTHAAYTEKPQILKVPVVDDFDWGAYLREGEETYSTIYADSDSESDWDPLSDEETIVPVGPKPVEEISDNGVVDPSLSAITVDATTFCVEEEPDPRESGTTWLTRNVTVQYWCGQNRPEEIHSTENLKKDWERYREATDPIYSNHNNITVSEIQLLREVLWILGGVTDSFVFILHGEEFIVRENVFVQHLTDNSLESYLSCFAKYGSYVHRLLCFEEESICGSCDLSITDPNSLTCQTYQAFANAISNFIKSLRKELTIIEKKIIQQEQTMTLAMLHGDLSLWLKKIEVLHSVYIRGVREADWLVNNCQRASYLLSVLFDTVVEYDTLGQNASDITELLIPLWIQTTKPYIEVIDEWITNGNLVDPRAEFILKRNENVKSLDESFWETAFTIHVPADSVLPDEVQQSQHTIRSTDNSKSSRGSNSVQLSQHAQTIMDNRSQRGSNSIDKTKGSSHWAPEFLEPVILEVVLAGKSMEMLQDLGKLADVCGVNKEKSLYMSFLESLQDLLGTRPHDDFVEALPSEISMYPEQIDRQMKMKGIFDPLLKINFMNIFHSCNVRLQGSIDEEEQDSKMLSILETERLQPVNLVLRKCLYPHISQKYYRVCTRLVQILKEEYRLMGYLAAMRHFFLMEAGDTMFDFYTPIFDKIRLNSHWRDISTVNLILQEALQTHYPEETSRLYVSIEELPEDRRPINITDCIKLHYKVPWPVDVVISSKCQAIYNQIFTFLLQVKRAKYCLDELRFCDLEKDLGLQSHSGTEFSLHLDEDMPREGRIHRMHVLRMRLTYFVNSLHNYIMTRILHSTGIEFKQDLEKAKDLDQIIAIHNKYVNTIHERCLLHKMVKLLKQAVMNVLNLILNFQALWDEGIHEISLKTIEGMEIEFSRCILFLSTFLNNVIKRGSFPHLESLAFALVTSTEHLTKGRAHVT
- the LOC128187178 gene encoding gamma-tubulin complex component 5-like isoform X1, translating into MARWLNIENDIKKLVNQITGFQEGEENFGLCVQFALTNLKFHRFLSVDSHKVTKSLNGMLDKFEIHSQLEKKNSLQRLCDQFLSTPCFEGRDTGKTDTHYSLLLLLLNIGENPTHAAYTEKPQILKVPEVVDDFDWGAYLREGEETYSTIYADSDSESDWDPLSDEETIVPVGPKPVEEISDNGVVDPSLSAITVDATTFCVEEEPDPRESGTTWLTRNVTVQYWCGQNRPEEIHSTENLKKDWERYREATDPIYSNHNNITVSEIQLLREVLWILGGVTDSFVFILHGEEFIVRENVFVQHLTDNSLESYLSCFAKYGSYVHRLLCFEEESICGSCDLSITDPNSLTCQTYQAFANAISNFIKSLRKELTIIEKKIIQQEQTMTLAMLHGDLSLWLKKIEVLHSVYIRGVREADWLVNNCQRASYLLSVLFDTVVEYDTLGQNASDITELLIPLWIQTTKPYIEVIDEWITNGNLVDPRAEFILKRNENVKSLDESFWETAFTIHVPADSVLPDEVQQSQHTIRSTDNSKSSRGSNSVQLSQHAQTIMDNRSQRGSNSIDKTKGSSHWAPEFLEPVILEVVLAGKSMEMLQDLGKLADVCGVNKEKSLYMSFLESLQDLLGTRPHDDFVEALPSEISMYPEQIDRQMKMKGIFDPLLKINFMNIFHSCNVRLQGSIDEEEQDSKMLSILETERLQPVNLVLRKCLYPHISQKYYRVCTRLVQILKEEYRLMGYLAAMRHFFLMEAGDTMFDFYTPIFDKIRLNSHWRDISTVNLILQEALQTHYPEETSRLYVSIEELPEDRRPINITDCIKLHYKVPWPVDVVISSKCQAIYNQIFTFLLQVKRAKYCLDELRFCDLEKDLGLQSHSGTEFSLHLDEDMPREGRIHRMHVLRMRLTYFVNSLHNYIMTRILHSTGIEFKQDLEKAKDLDQIIAIHNKYVNTIHERCLLHKMVKLLKQAVMNVLNLILNFQALWDEGIHEISLKTIEGMEIEFSRCILFLSTFLNNVIKRGSFPHLESLAFALVTSTEHLTKGRAHVT